In Isoptericola jiangsuensis, the following proteins share a genomic window:
- a CDS encoding metal-dependent transcriptional regulator → MTDSAPPGPADLTPVAQDYLKAVWSAQEWGEQKVTTGMLADRLGVGPSTVSETVRRLTAQGLLGHEPYAGVWLTDTGRRHALAMVRRHRLIETWLVRELGYGWDEVHDEAEVLEHAVSERLVERIAARLGHPDRDPHGDPIPTADGEVRRPDAVPLEELPEGASGVVARISDADPEALRYLAGLGLDLDVEVTVVQRRDYAGTMSLTWQGPDGPVAVDLGHLAASRVRVVRA, encoded by the coding sequence GTGACCGACAGCGCGCCTCCCGGACCCGCCGACCTGACGCCCGTCGCGCAGGACTACCTCAAGGCCGTGTGGTCGGCGCAGGAGTGGGGCGAGCAGAAGGTCACCACCGGGATGCTGGCCGACCGCCTGGGCGTCGGGCCCTCCACCGTGTCCGAGACGGTGCGCCGTCTCACCGCGCAGGGTCTGCTCGGTCACGAGCCGTACGCCGGGGTCTGGCTCACCGACACCGGCCGTCGCCACGCCCTGGCGATGGTGCGGCGCCACCGCCTCATCGAGACGTGGCTCGTGCGCGAGCTCGGCTACGGCTGGGACGAGGTGCACGACGAGGCCGAGGTCCTGGAGCACGCCGTCTCGGAGCGCCTGGTCGAACGCATCGCGGCCCGCCTCGGCCACCCGGACCGCGACCCGCACGGCGACCCGATCCCCACCGCCGACGGCGAGGTGCGCCGCCCCGACGCCGTCCCCCTCGAGGAGCTCCCCGAGGGCGCGAGCGGCGTCGTCGCCCGCATCTCCGACGCCGACCCGGAGGCGCTGCGCTACCTCGCGGGCCTCGGCCTCGACCTCGACGTCGAGGTGACCGTGGTCCAGCGCCGCGACTACGCGGGCACGATGTCGCTCACCTGGCAGGGGCCGGACGGTCCCGTCGCCGTGGACCTCGGCCACCTCGCGGCCTCGCGCGTCCGGGTGGTCCGCGCGTAG
- a CDS encoding metallophosphoesterase family protein, with protein sequence MTERRTPPRWLRWTLAAVAALVACLLYGVTTASATLGLGPHEALYEVDTDGLVVVDLGPLGTLEIDSPLPVGLGVDVTVKEIPADLTAVEDTTTLDRLAGDLDGYLQFYASPSTTFDAVAHALVLDAARRAGLALAAVGLVGWGVALLLGPARRGELTRTLAPRTWQLTAGFVVVSLVGATLVASDVEQPTRGRPASSVFDGTALEGATITGRLAGVIDTYGGQLLALYDQNEAFYAAARDDVAAAWRAWEVRHAVRVATGTDAPDDEDVVTMLVVSDLHCNTGMAGPIQEVATRAGVDVMLNAGDTTMNGTAVEKVCVDAFADAVPDGVPMVVADGNHDSQLTSDQEAARGQVILDGDVVEVGGVRILGDRDVLETRVGVGTSVARERTPTEQAGDLAEAACDDGDVDLLLIHTPPVGNRALESGCVPFQVSGHTHARSGPTQIGQGMRYVNASTAGAASGQATVGPLRGTAEMTLLRFDPTTRTMLDLQVVEITPAGAATVLDREPIPVPVPPVGELEVADAGSSDGPTSPTSAPASPSASSPASAPAAGDDATAEP encoded by the coding sequence ATGACGGAACGACGCACACCTCCCCGCTGGCTGCGCTGGACGCTCGCCGCCGTGGCCGCGCTGGTCGCGTGCCTGCTCTACGGCGTGACCACGGCCTCGGCGACGCTCGGCCTCGGACCCCACGAGGCGCTGTACGAGGTCGACACCGACGGCCTCGTCGTGGTCGACCTCGGCCCGCTCGGCACCCTCGAGATCGACTCGCCGCTGCCGGTCGGGCTCGGCGTGGACGTCACCGTCAAGGAGATCCCCGCCGACCTCACGGCCGTCGAGGACACCACGACGCTCGACCGGCTCGCCGGCGACCTCGACGGCTACCTGCAGTTCTACGCGAGCCCGTCGACGACGTTCGACGCCGTCGCGCACGCCCTCGTCCTCGACGCGGCGCGGCGGGCCGGGCTCGCGCTCGCCGCCGTCGGACTGGTCGGCTGGGGGGTGGCGCTGCTGCTCGGGCCGGCGCGCCGCGGCGAGCTCACCCGCACCCTCGCGCCGCGCACGTGGCAACTCACCGCCGGGTTCGTCGTGGTCTCCCTCGTCGGGGCGACGCTCGTCGCGTCCGACGTCGAGCAGCCGACGCGCGGTCGACCCGCCTCGTCCGTGTTCGACGGCACCGCGCTCGAGGGCGCCACCATCACCGGCCGCCTCGCCGGCGTCATCGACACCTACGGCGGGCAGCTCCTGGCCCTGTACGACCAGAACGAGGCGTTCTACGCCGCCGCGCGCGACGACGTCGCCGCGGCCTGGCGGGCCTGGGAGGTGCGGCACGCCGTCCGGGTCGCCACGGGCACGGACGCACCTGACGACGAGGACGTCGTGACGATGCTCGTGGTGTCCGACCTGCACTGCAACACCGGCATGGCCGGGCCGATCCAGGAGGTCGCGACGCGCGCCGGCGTCGACGTGATGCTCAACGCGGGCGACACGACCATGAACGGCACCGCCGTGGAGAAGGTCTGCGTCGACGCCTTCGCCGACGCGGTGCCCGACGGGGTGCCGATGGTCGTCGCGGACGGCAACCACGACTCGCAGCTGACGTCCGACCAGGAGGCCGCCCGCGGGCAGGTCATCCTCGACGGCGACGTCGTCGAGGTGGGCGGGGTGCGCATCCTCGGTGACCGCGACGTCCTGGAGACGCGCGTGGGGGTCGGCACGTCGGTCGCCCGCGAGCGGACCCCGACGGAGCAGGCGGGCGACCTGGCCGAGGCCGCGTGCGACGACGGCGACGTCGACCTGCTGCTGATCCACACCCCGCCCGTGGGCAACCGCGCGCTGGAGTCCGGGTGCGTGCCCTTCCAGGTGTCCGGCCACACGCACGCGCGCTCGGGGCCGACGCAGATCGGGCAGGGGATGCGCTACGTCAACGCCAGCACCGCGGGTGCGGCCTCCGGGCAGGCGACCGTCGGGCCGCTGCGCGGGACCGCCGAGATGACCCTGCTGCGGTTCGACCCGACCACGCGCACCATGCTCGACCTCCAGGTCGTGGAGATCACCCCCGCGGGCGCGGCGACCGTCCTGGACCGCGAGCCGATCCCTGTGCCCGTGCCGCCGGTCGGGGAGCTCGAGGTCGCCGACGCCGGCTCGTCGGACGGCCCGACGTCCCCGACGTCGGCCCCGGCCTCGCCGTCGGCGTCGAGCCCGGCCTCGGCCCCCGCGGCGGGGGACGACGCCACGGCGGAACCGTAG
- a CDS encoding MFS transporter, with protein MTTQVTTPTQPAATLGARRWTALAVLMLPVLLVSVDNTVLSFALPQISASLEPTGTQLLWIVDVYPLVLAGLLVPMGSLADRVGRRRLLLVGSVGFAAVSALAAFAPTAGALVASRALLGFFGAMLMPSTLSLLRNVFTDRVERRLAIAIWATGFAAGSALGPIVGGTLLQHFWWGSVFLLAVPVLVVFLVLAPLTLPESKDPAPGPLDLVSVALAMTTMTPLVWAIKEVAHGPSPAAAVAAAIGLGSGVAFVRRQLARPVPMLDVRLFRVPAFSGGVVVNLLSVFSLVGFLFFVSQDLQLVHGLSPVEAGLALLPGTIGMVLAGLGVVRVVRHAPPSRVVAVALLLSATGYGIVTLWGGSGQLAPLVVAFVVLSVGIGAAETISNDLIVSSVRAEKAGAASAISETAYELGAVLGTAVLGSILTAAYHRGVVVPDGVGAADAANAAETLGGAVQVASGLPADTADALLTSARDAFAAGVGVTAGIGVVLALVAAVVALRTFRETEV; from the coding sequence GTGACCACCCAGGTGACGACTCCGACGCAGCCCGCCGCCACCCTCGGCGCCCGCCGCTGGACCGCGCTCGCCGTCCTCATGCTGCCCGTGCTGCTCGTGTCCGTGGACAACACCGTCCTCAGCTTCGCCCTGCCCCAGATCTCCGCCTCGCTGGAGCCCACCGGCACCCAGCTGCTCTGGATCGTGGACGTCTACCCGCTCGTCCTCGCCGGGCTGCTGGTGCCCATGGGCTCGCTCGCCGACCGCGTCGGTCGCCGCCGCCTGCTCCTGGTCGGGTCGGTCGGGTTCGCCGCCGTCTCCGCGCTGGCCGCGTTCGCGCCCACCGCCGGGGCGCTCGTCGCGTCCCGCGCCCTGCTCGGGTTCTTCGGCGCCATGCTCATGCCGTCCACCCTGTCGCTGCTGCGCAACGTGTTCACCGACCGCGTCGAGCGCCGTCTCGCCATCGCCATCTGGGCCACCGGTTTCGCGGCCGGCTCCGCGCTCGGCCCCATCGTCGGCGGCACCCTGCTCCAGCACTTCTGGTGGGGCTCCGTCTTCCTGCTCGCCGTGCCCGTCCTCGTCGTGTTCCTCGTGCTCGCGCCGCTCACGCTGCCCGAGTCCAAGGACCCCGCGCCGGGGCCGCTCGACCTCGTCTCCGTCGCGCTCGCCATGACCACCATGACGCCGCTGGTGTGGGCCATCAAGGAGGTCGCGCACGGCCCGTCTCCCGCCGCGGCCGTCGCCGCCGCGATCGGCCTCGGATCCGGCGTCGCGTTCGTGCGCCGCCAGCTCGCCCGACCCGTCCCCATGCTGGACGTGCGGCTGTTCCGCGTCCCCGCGTTCTCCGGCGGCGTCGTCGTCAACCTGCTCAGCGTCTTCTCGCTCGTCGGGTTCCTGTTCTTCGTGTCCCAGGACCTCCAGCTCGTGCACGGACTCAGCCCCGTGGAGGCGGGTCTCGCGCTCCTGCCGGGCACGATCGGCATGGTGCTCGCCGGCCTCGGCGTCGTCCGGGTCGTCCGGCACGCCCCGCCGTCACGGGTCGTCGCCGTCGCGCTGCTGCTGTCCGCCACCGGCTACGGCATCGTCACGCTCTGGGGCGGCTCCGGGCAGCTCGCGCCGCTCGTCGTCGCGTTCGTCGTGCTGTCCGTCGGCATCGGCGCGGCCGAGACCATCAGCAACGACCTCATCGTGTCGTCCGTGCGCGCCGAGAAGGCCGGCGCGGCGTCCGCGATCTCCGAGACCGCCTACGAGCTGGGTGCCGTCCTCGGCACCGCCGTCCTCGGGTCGATCCTCACCGCGGCCTACCACCGCGGGGTCGTCGTGCCCGACGGCGTGGGCGCGGCCGACGCCGCCAACGCGGCCGAGACCCTCGGCGGAGCCGTCCAGGTCGCCTCCGGCCTGCCCGCCGACACCGCCGACGCGCTGCTGACGTCCGCCCGTGACGCGTTCGCCGCGGGCGTGGGCGTCACCGCGGGCATCGGCGTCGTCCTCGCCCTGGTCGCCGCCGTCGTCGCGCTGCGGACCTTCCGCGAGACCGAGGTCTGA
- a CDS encoding TetR/AcrR family transcriptional regulator: MPPAPAARAKVLQAFADLLVDSGERSATLDAVAERAGVSKGGLLYHFPSKDALVEGVVDHLRDLITADVARMRAAEEGPVAYLLRTSSDVGSAFDRTYLAVTQLAQGPYPWARATLDHAQEAWTEAVTTEVHDAAVARAIVLLSDGIYYRASTGIAAPPLAELLALVGRLRSPATA; the protein is encoded by the coding sequence ATGCCTCCCGCCCCCGCGGCCCGCGCCAAGGTCCTCCAGGCCTTCGCCGACCTCCTCGTCGACTCCGGCGAGCGCTCCGCCACCCTCGACGCCGTCGCCGAGCGGGCCGGCGTCTCCAAGGGCGGCCTGCTCTACCACTTCCCCTCCAAGGACGCGCTCGTCGAGGGCGTCGTCGACCACCTGCGCGACCTCATCACCGCCGACGTCGCGAGGATGCGCGCCGCCGAGGAGGGTCCCGTCGCCTACCTGCTGCGGACGTCGTCCGACGTCGGCAGCGCGTTCGACCGCACCTACCTCGCCGTCACCCAGCTCGCCCAGGGCCCCTACCCGTGGGCCCGCGCCACCCTCGACCACGCGCAGGAGGCCTGGACCGAGGCCGTCACCACCGAGGTGCACGACGCCGCCGTCGCCCGCGCCATCGTGCTCCTGTCCGACGGCATCTACTACCGCGCCTCCACCGGCATCGCCGCCCCGCCGCTGGCCGAGCTCCTCGCCCTCGTCGGCCGGCTCCGCTCCCCCGCCACCGCCTGA
- a CDS encoding Ku protein, protein MRAIWKGAVTFGLVNVPVKVYSATEDHDVPLHQVHDADGGRIRYRRVCEVCGETVPFEHIDKSYDDGEQAVVLTKSDFAALPAEANREIEVVEFVPTDQVDPILFDRTYYLEPDSKSPKAYVLLRRTLEETDRTAIVKFALRQRTRLAALRVRDEVLTLQTLLWADEIREAAFPALDGSTTVSDKELAMSAQLVSSYEADFEPGDYTDDYQAQLRQLIDAKIEQGDTMDPAETFGEQPEGEGAEVVDLMEALRRSVDSQKKAAKTSSGSGQKRKKTG, encoded by the coding sequence ATGAGGGCGATCTGGAAGGGCGCCGTGACGTTCGGCCTCGTCAACGTCCCGGTCAAGGTGTACAGCGCGACGGAGGACCACGACGTCCCCCTGCACCAGGTGCACGACGCCGACGGCGGACGCATCCGCTACCGGCGCGTCTGCGAGGTGTGCGGCGAGACCGTGCCGTTCGAGCACATCGACAAGTCGTACGACGACGGCGAGCAGGCCGTCGTCCTCACGAAGTCCGACTTCGCCGCGCTGCCCGCCGAGGCCAACCGCGAGATCGAGGTCGTCGAGTTCGTGCCGACCGACCAGGTCGACCCCATCCTGTTCGACCGCACCTATTACCTCGAACCCGACTCCAAGAGCCCCAAGGCGTACGTCTTGCTGCGCCGCACCCTGGAGGAGACCGACCGCACCGCCATCGTGAAGTTCGCGCTGCGCCAGCGCACCCGCCTGGCCGCGCTGCGCGTGCGCGACGAGGTGCTCACCCTCCAGACCTTGCTGTGGGCCGACGAGATCCGCGAGGCCGCCTTCCCCGCCCTCGACGGCTCCACGACCGTGTCCGACAAGGAGCTCGCGATGTCCGCCCAGCTCGTGTCCAGCTACGAGGCGGACTTCGAGCCCGGCGACTACACCGACGACTACCAGGCCCAGCTCCGCCAGCTCATCGACGCCAAGATCGAGCAGGGCGACACCATGGACCCCGCCGAGACCTTCGGCGAGCAGCCCGAGGGCGAGGGCGCGGAGGTCGTCGACCTCATGGAGGCGCTGCGCCGCTCCGTGGACTCCCAGAAGAAGGCCGCGAAGACGTCGTCCGGGTCGGGCCAGAAGCGCAAGAAGACGGGCTGA
- a CDS encoding SCO4848 family membrane protein, protein MEIPVVWSVVLLVAAVWNLVVWPRFWRRVTTDPRARDAAGRPTRFYTVHAVLVGVSVVLAVLVGVVGVLGLLG, encoded by the coding sequence GTGGAGATCCCCGTCGTCTGGTCCGTCGTCCTGCTCGTCGCCGCCGTGTGGAACCTGGTGGTGTGGCCCCGGTTCTGGCGCCGCGTGACCACCGACCCGCGTGCCCGCGACGCCGCCGGTCGCCCCACCCGCTTCTACACCGTGCACGCCGTGCTCGTCGGCGTCTCGGTGGTGCTGGCCGTCCTCGTGGGCGTCGTCGGCGTCCTCGGGCTGCTCGGCTGA
- a CDS encoding SGNH/GDSL hydrolase family protein, which produces MHAAPRRTRHGLTAALTALVAALAAGVLAPPAGADDGPLDYVALGDSYSAGSGVLPLDPDARPICQRSIRNFPHVAAAALDADLTDVTCGGAETADLYSAQYWRVPAQLDALTADTDLVTLTIGGNDSSTFITAILACAAAGAATLGYGNPCERRYGDRFTDTVEQTTYPAVRQALADVRARAPQAQVLVLGYPWILPPTKGCFAKLPIARGDVPYLRDLQATLNGVVEQAAADTGATFVDLAQRSEGHDACASSTTRWVEPLLWGTNTVPVHPNARGEAAMADAVLDALGS; this is translated from the coding sequence ATGCACGCAGCCCCCCGCAGGACCCGCCACGGCCTCACGGCAGCGCTCACCGCCCTGGTCGCGGCCCTCGCCGCCGGCGTCCTCGCCCCGCCCGCCGGCGCCGACGACGGCCCGCTCGACTACGTCGCCCTCGGCGACTCGTACTCCGCCGGGTCCGGCGTCCTGCCGCTCGACCCCGACGCCCGCCCGATCTGCCAGCGCAGCATCCGCAACTTCCCGCACGTCGCCGCCGCCGCGCTCGACGCCGACCTCACCGACGTCACCTGCGGCGGAGCCGAGACCGCCGACCTCTACAGCGCCCAGTACTGGCGCGTGCCCGCCCAGCTCGACGCCCTCACCGCCGACACCGACCTCGTCACCCTCACCATCGGCGGCAACGACTCCAGCACGTTCATCACCGCGATCCTTGCGTGCGCCGCCGCCGGCGCCGCCACGCTCGGGTACGGCAACCCGTGCGAGCGTCGCTACGGCGACCGCTTCACCGACACCGTCGAGCAGACCACCTACCCCGCCGTGCGCCAGGCGCTCGCCGACGTCCGGGCCCGGGCCCCGCAGGCGCAGGTCCTCGTGCTCGGGTACCCGTGGATCCTGCCGCCCACGAAGGGCTGCTTCGCGAAGCTGCCGATCGCACGCGGCGACGTCCCCTACCTGCGGGACCTGCAGGCCACGCTCAACGGCGTCGTCGAGCAGGCGGCCGCCGACACCGGCGCGACGTTCGTCGACCTCGCGCAGCGCAGCGAGGGGCACGACGCGTGCGCGTCGTCGACGACCCGCTGGGTGGAGCCGCTGCTGTGGGGCACCAACACCGTGCCGGTGCACCCGAACGCGCGCGGCGAGGCCGCGATGGCCGACGCCGTGCTGGACGCCCTCGGCTCCTGA
- a CDS encoding ATP-dependent DNA ligase — MSPPTQRVTVAGRTLSLSNLDKVLYPATGTTKAEVLHYLTRVAPALVAHAAHRPATRKRWPDGTGGQAFFQKNLDASTPTWVPRRTIRHSSSSNDYVLVDDLATLTWLGQTATLEIHVPQWQFGRTGVPLPPDRLVLDLDPGPGVGLPECAQVARWARDILTGMGLDPLPVTSGSKGIHLYAALTGHGTLTSDAVSAVARELARHLAGEHPDLVVADMKKSVRPGRVFIDWSQNNGAKTTITPYSLRGREHPTVAAPRTWGELDDPGLRHLTADEVADRYEADGDLLAPLLAGHLSQLEPTPERLATFARLGTYRARRDPDRTPEPFDDGTAPAVTADAPTFVVQEHHARRLHWDFRLEHDGVLVSWALPRGEPTDPGRNHLAVQTEDHPLAYGGFEGSIPAGEYGAGEVTIWDAGTYELEKWRDDEVIVTLHSERRGPRRLALVRTGGRGGDDENSWLIHRTKDQPRDARPAVPDDGGAPHDVAPATGGPVPPRPDGSAAPDGAATAPTADAAALPAPPGPAPRPMLATAASPGELARLDATDWAFEVKWDGFRTIAEVLPPDPDDTADAPGPRVRLTSRSGRDLTATFPELQALADRVPADELPVALDGEVVALDTAGRPSFRRLQQRANLVRPREVERARRAVGVDLVLFDVLRVAGIDVTDHPYDERRAILRRVVAPRRPVHVPDALTGTVAEASAESRRLGLEGLVAKRRRAPYASGHRSRDWLKVKHVGAQECVVVGWRPLRAGTPTQDPRSVGGLLLAVPDGDRLRYVGRVGTGMSDRERRELAARLADAEVARAPVDDVPRPDAVGARWVEPTTVVEVVHAGWTGDEPGEGSLRHTVWRGLRPDKDPASVVIEATDGARPDAG, encoded by the coding sequence GTGAGCCCGCCCACCCAGCGCGTGACCGTCGCGGGGCGCACCCTGTCCCTGTCCAACCTGGACAAGGTGCTCTACCCCGCGACCGGCACCACCAAGGCGGAGGTGCTGCACTACCTCACCCGCGTCGCGCCCGCGCTGGTCGCGCACGCCGCGCACCGTCCCGCGACCCGCAAGCGCTGGCCCGACGGCACGGGCGGGCAGGCGTTCTTCCAGAAGAACCTCGACGCGTCGACACCGACGTGGGTGCCGCGCCGCACCATCCGGCACTCGTCGTCGTCGAACGACTACGTCCTCGTCGACGACCTCGCCACGCTCACCTGGCTCGGCCAGACCGCGACCCTGGAGATCCACGTCCCGCAGTGGCAGTTCGGTCGCACGGGCGTCCCGCTGCCGCCCGACCGCCTCGTGCTCGACCTCGACCCGGGGCCCGGGGTCGGTCTGCCGGAGTGCGCGCAGGTCGCCCGGTGGGCGCGCGACATCCTCACCGGCATGGGCCTGGACCCGCTGCCCGTCACCAGCGGGTCCAAGGGCATCCACCTGTACGCGGCGCTCACCGGGCACGGCACCCTCACCAGCGACGCCGTGTCGGCGGTCGCCCGCGAGCTCGCCCGGCACCTCGCCGGCGAGCATCCCGACCTCGTCGTCGCCGACATGAAGAAGTCCGTGCGTCCCGGCCGGGTGTTCATCGACTGGTCCCAGAACAACGGCGCGAAGACCACCATCACCCCCTACTCGCTGCGGGGCCGCGAGCACCCGACCGTCGCGGCTCCGCGCACGTGGGGCGAGCTCGACGACCCCGGGCTGCGTCACCTCACCGCCGACGAGGTCGCCGACCGGTACGAGGCCGACGGGGACCTCCTCGCCCCGCTGCTCGCCGGGCACCTCTCCCAGCTCGAACCCACCCCGGAACGCCTCGCCACGTTCGCCCGGCTCGGCACCTACCGCGCCAGGCGCGACCCGGACCGCACCCCCGAACCGTTCGACGACGGCACCGCGCCGGCGGTCACGGCCGACGCGCCCACGTTCGTCGTGCAGGAGCACCACGCCCGCCGCCTGCACTGGGACTTCCGGCTCGAGCACGACGGCGTCCTGGTGAGCTGGGCACTGCCCCGCGGCGAGCCCACCGACCCCGGCCGCAACCACCTGGCGGTGCAGACCGAGGACCACCCGCTCGCCTACGGCGGCTTCGAGGGGTCGATCCCGGCGGGCGAGTACGGCGCCGGCGAGGTGACCATCTGGGACGCCGGCACGTACGAGCTGGAGAAGTGGCGCGACGACGAGGTCATCGTCACGCTGCACAGCGAGCGCCGCGGACCACGCCGCCTCGCGCTCGTCCGCACCGGCGGGCGGGGCGGCGACGACGAGAACTCCTGGCTGATCCACCGCACCAAGGACCAGCCGCGCGACGCCCGCCCTGCGGTGCCCGACGACGGCGGCGCACCGCACGACGTCGCCCCCGCCACCGGCGGTCCGGTCCCGCCGCGACCCGACGGCTCCGCGGCACCCGACGGCGCGGCCACCGCCCCGACCGCGGACGCCGCGGCGCTCCCGGCGCCGCCCGGCCCCGCACCCCGCCCCATGCTCGCCACGGCCGCCTCCCCCGGCGAGCTCGCACGCCTCGACGCCACCGACTGGGCGTTCGAGGTCAAGTGGGACGGGTTCCGCACGATCGCCGAGGTCCTGCCGCCCGACCCCGACGACACGGCCGACGCCCCCGGCCCCCGCGTGCGGCTCACGTCCCGCTCCGGGCGCGACCTCACGGCCACGTTCCCCGAGCTGCAGGCGCTCGCGGACCGCGTCCCCGCGGACGAGCTGCCCGTGGCGCTCGACGGGGAGGTCGTGGCGCTCGACACCGCGGGCCGCCCCAGCTTCCGCCGTCTCCAGCAGCGCGCGAACCTCGTCAGGCCCCGCGAGGTGGAGCGGGCCCGCCGGGCGGTGGGGGTGGACCTGGTGCTGTTCGACGTCCTGCGCGTCGCGGGGATCGACGTCACCGACCACCCGTACGACGAGCGCCGCGCGATCCTGCGCCGGGTGGTCGCGCCGCGCCGTCCGGTGCACGTGCCCGACGCCCTGACGGGCACCGTGGCCGAGGCGTCCGCCGAGTCCCGCCGCCTCGGGCTGGAGGGGCTGGTGGCCAAGCGGCGCCGCGCGCCGTACGCGAGCGGCCACCGGTCGCGCGACTGGTTGAAGGTCAAGCACGTGGGCGCCCAGGAGTGCGTCGTGGTGGGCTGGCGGCCGCTGCGCGCCGGGACGCCGACGCAGGACCCGCGCTCCGTCGGCGGCCTGCTGCTCGCCGTGCCCGACGGCGACCGCCTGCGGTACGTGGGACGCGTCGGCACAGGGATGTCGGACCGGGAGCGTCGTGAGCTCGCCGCGCGGCTCGCGGACGCCGAGGTCGCCCGCGCCCCGGTCGACGACGTCCCCCGGCCGGACGCCGTCGGCGCCCGATGGGTGGAGCCGACCACCGTCGTCGAGGTGGTGCACGCCGGCTGGACGGGCGACGAGCCCGGGGAGGGGAGCCTGCGCCACACCGTGTGGCGGGGGCTGCGGCCCGACAAGGACCCGGCGTCGGTGGTGATCGAGGCGACGGACGGGGCGCGTCCGGACGCCGGGTGA
- a CDS encoding GntR family transcriptional regulator, which yields MTPAPSAPFEPESARVARVVREQIVEGVRAPGSRLVERDLAADLGVSRIPVRDALRVLVAEGLVTPRPRTWAVVRTFSAQDVAHLQEVRGATEPLQFRLAALRRTDAQLAALAAAWQAEDDAARRGDVPAARRAGADFHERVVEAAANPVVTELHAVLGSRVRWLLGQHDDVAAMAREHGELLAAVRDRDARTAERIALEHLRTSRAELDARRA from the coding sequence ATGACGCCGGCACCCTCTGCGCCGTTCGAGCCCGAGTCGGCCCGGGTCGCCCGCGTCGTGCGCGAGCAGATCGTCGAGGGCGTCCGCGCCCCCGGCAGCCGGCTCGTCGAGCGCGACCTCGCCGCCGACCTCGGGGTCAGCCGGATCCCCGTCCGCGACGCCCTGCGCGTCCTCGTCGCCGAAGGGCTCGTCACCCCGCGGCCGCGCACCTGGGCCGTGGTGCGCACGTTCAGCGCCCAGGACGTCGCCCACCTCCAGGAGGTCCGCGGCGCCACCGAGCCGCTGCAGTTCCGGCTGGCCGCCCTGCGGCGCACCGACGCGCAGCTCGCCGCCCTGGCCGCCGCGTGGCAGGCCGAGGACGACGCCGCCCGCCGCGGCGACGTGCCCGCGGCCCGCCGCGCCGGGGCGGACTTCCACGAACGCGTCGTGGAGGCCGCCGCCAACCCCGTGGTCACCGAGCTGCACGCCGTGCTCGGGAGCCGGGTGCGGTGGCTCCTCGGCCAGCACGACGACGTCGCCGCGATGGCGCGCGAGCACGGCGAGCTGCTCGCCGCCGTGCGTGACCGCGACGCACGGACCGCGGAAAGGATCGCGCTGGAGCACCTGCGCACCAGCCGCGCCGAGCTGGACGCCCGTCGGGCCTGA